In Xenopus tropicalis strain Nigerian chromosome 5, UCB_Xtro_10.0, whole genome shotgun sequence, one genomic interval encodes:
- the tmem200a gene encoding transmembrane protein 200A has protein sequence MIATGGVITGLAALKRQDSARSQHLLSRPTSPPPDKKPVRRRPRADVVIVRGKIRLYSPSGFFLILGVLISVAGIAMAVLGYWPQKEPFLSSEVTVEVNRTKILEEAGMMVKFFEQHLHSEKMKMLGPFTMGIGIFIFICANAILHENRDKETKVIHMRDIYSTVIDIHSTRIKEQKHLNGTFSGFYGESEFRHSENSCASKLAANTIASFSGMSDSYKNCSSMGDEENLPRETKTFANLLPPLLMEGSGSVFGIPCHSNKLGDDKCGGSKKCETKSIVSSSINAFTLPVIKLNNCVIDEPDIDNITEDSEINNTRPRNMSVDSLSVPSPDITRPFKPTNAPLTRSFSIMEPLPSNHSTTPVPNTGQLLSPGAARKPFGSNTSLHILSAHSKSLDLDRGHSTLTVQAEQRKHPSWPRLDRSNSKGYMKLENKEDPMDRLIVPQAQSAKKDYTNKEKLLMISRSHNNLSFEHDEFLSNNLKRGTSETRF, from the coding sequence ATGATAGCAACTGGAGGAGTTATAACTGGACTGGCAGCCTTAAAAAGGCAAGACTCTGCCAGATCACAGCACCTGCTGTCACGACCTACTTCACCACCTCCAGATAAAAAACCAGTTCGACGGCGACCAAGAGCAGATGTAGTCATTGTGCGAGGAAAAATACGCCTTTATTCTCCATCTGGCTTTTTTCTTATCCTGGGAGTTTTAATATCTGTTGCAGGAATAGCTATGGCAGTACTTGGATATTGGCCACAGAAGGAGCCATTTTTATCTTCTGAAGTTACAGTTGAGGTTAACAGAACCAAAATTTTGGAAGAAGCTGGGATGATGGTAAAATTCTTTGAACAGCATTTGCACTCAGAAAAGATGAAAATGTTAGGTCCATTTACCATGGGGAttggaatttttatttttatttgtgccaaTGCTATACTACATGAAAACCGAGACAAGGAGACTAAAGTTATTCATATGAGAGACATTTATTCAACTGTCATAGATATTCACAGTACAAGAATCAAGGAACAGAAACATTTAAATGGCACATTTTCTGGTTTTTATGGGGAATCTGAATTCAGACATTCTGAAAATTCATGTGCATCTAAATTAGCAGCAAACACCATTGCCTCATTTTCTGGAATGAGTGACAGCTACAAAAATTGCAGCTCTATGGGGGATGAGGAAAACCTCCCTCGAGAAACCAAAACTTTTGCAAATTTATTACCCCCACTTCTCATGGAAGGTTCTGGTTCAGTCTTTGGAATTCCTTGTCATTCAAACAAATTAGGAGATGATAAGTGTGGAGGTTCCAAAAAATGTGAGACAAAGTCAATTGTATCATCATCAATTAATGCCTTTACATTACCTGTAATAAAACTAAACAACTGTGTCATTGATGAACCGGATATTGATAACATCACAGAAGACTCTGAAATTAATAATACCAGACCGAGGAATATGTCAGTGGATTCATTATCTGTTCCTTCCCCAGATATTACCAGGCCTTTCAAACCTACAAATGCACCCCTTACGAGAAGCTTTTCTATCATGGAGCCACTGCCAAGTAACCATTCTACCACACCTGTACCAAACACTGGACAGCTTTTATCTCCTGGAGCTGCTCGCAAGCCGTTTGGATCTAATACCTCTTTACATATTTTATCTGCCCATTCGAAATCTTTAGACTTAGACAGAGGTCATTCTACCTTGACTGTACAAGCTGAACAAAGAAAGCACCCCAGCTGGCCTAGACTTGACCGAAGCAATAGCAAAGGGTATATGAAACTTGAAAACAAAGAGGACCCAATGGACCGGCTAATTGTGCCTCAAGCTCAGTCTGCTAAAAAAGACTACACAAACAAGGAGAAACTCTTGATGATTTCACGGTCCCACAATAACTTGAGTTTTGAACATGATGAATTTTTGAGTAACAATCTTAAAAGAGGCACTTCCGAAACAAGATTTTAA